The Electrophorus electricus isolate fEleEle1 chromosome 19, fEleEle1.pri, whole genome shotgun sequence genome has a segment encoding these proteins:
- the LOC118240091 gene encoding proline-rich protein 36 isoform X1, giving the protein MNHQIRHVEKRYHGLKNQGATCYLNSVLQCLFMTKEFRKAIESFKQGPRFFIQQSDDLLTQLQKLFENLQVVNGTTEEITHSLCIRSVYEQQDAVEYFQKILKAVGPQVNKDFEGKMSNRSKCLNGHVFQERYPFITVPLAIEAGHDELYTVRQGLEAFFKHSKLDEDNWLYCDECDQKTETETWNEIEEFPTILTLHLKRFDYDFVEMRHVKNGCPMDIPLSIDIEDCEYVLYAVINHNGGYSSGHYNAIIKSFEDDMWYCFDDSSVTKDSKNSLKHSRLAYLLMYRKSAPPTDAGPAASSVICAPEGAPPLDTGPAVSCTPYSHVDIPPTEAGPVAASAHCTPEDTPPLEAGHAVFCVSCTLEGTSSLDTGPAASCTPCSPAEAPPTEAGPVIPCAHCAPEDTPPLERGPAALCVPCAPEGAPPLDTGPAVSCTPYSPVDIPPTEAGPVAASAHCTPENTPPLEAGSAVSCVSCTPEGTSSPNTGPAAACTPCPPAEAPPLEAGPAALHVPCAPEGAPPLDTGPAVSCTPCSPVDTPRTKAGILHPAASYTPEGTSCPDAGPNVSCVPCLPVEASSSEADPAAPCAPEGTPPLEAGPAASYTPCAPEDTPPLEAGSAVSCVSCAPEGTSSPNTDPAAACTPCPPAEAPPLEAGPAALCVPCAPEGAPPLDIGPAVSCTPYSPVDIPPKEAGPVAASAHCTPENTLPLEAGSAVSRVSCVPEGIPPLEAGPAALRMPCAPEGAPPLDTGPAVSCTPCSPVDTPRTKAGILHPAASYTPEGTSCPDAGPNVSCVPCLPVEASPSEADPAAPCAPEGTPPLEAGPAASYTPCAPEDTPPLEAGSAVSCVSCAPEGTSSPNTDPAAACTPCPPAEAPPLEAGPAALCVPCAPEGAPPLDIGPAVSCTPYSPVHIPPKEAGPVAASAHCAPEDTLPLEAGSAVSCVSCAPEGTSSPNTGPAAACTPCSPAEAPPLEAGPAALCVPCAPEGAPPLDIGPTVSCTPYSPVDIPPTEAGPVAASAHCTPEDTPPLEAGSAVSCVSCVPEGIPPLEAGPAALRMPCAPEGAPPLDTGPAVSCTPCSPVDTPRTKAGILHPAASYTPEGTSCPDAGPNVSCVPCLPVEASPSEADPAAPCAPEGTPPLEAGPAASYTPCAPEDTPPLEAGSAVSCVSCAPEGTSSPNTDPAAACTPCPPAEAPPLEAGPAALCVPCAPEGAPPLDIGPAVSCTPYSPVHIPPKEAGPVAASAHCTPEDTPPLEAGSAVSCVSCAPEGTSSPNTGPAAACTPCSPAEAPPLEAGPAALCVPCAPEGAPPLDIGPTVSCTPYSPVDIPPTEAGPVAASAHCTPEDTPPLEAGSAVSCVSCVPEGIPPLEAGPAALRMPCAPEGAPPLDTGPAVSCTPCSPVDTPRTKAGILHPAASYTPEGTSCPDAGPNVSCVPCSPVEASPSEADPAAPCAPEGTPPLEAGPAASYTPCAPEDTPPLEAGSAVSCVSCAPEGTSSPNTDPAAACTPCPPAEAPPLEAGPAALCVPCAPEGAPPLDIGPAVSCTPYSPVHIPPKEAGPVAASAHCAPEDTLPLEAGSAVSCVSCAPEGTSSPNTGPAAACTPCSPAEAPPLEAGPAALCVPCAPEGAPPLDIGPTVSCTPYSPVDIPPTEAGPVAASAHCTPEDTPPLEAGSAVSCVSCVPEGIPPLEAGPAALRMPCAPEGAPPLDTGPAVSCTPCSPVDTPLTKAGILHPAASYTPEGTSCPDAGPNVSCVPCSPVEASPSEADPAAPCAPEGTPPLEAGPAASYTPCAPEDTPPLEAGSAVSCVSCAPEGTSSPNTDPAAACTPCPPAEAPPLEAGPAALCVPCAPEGAPPLDIGPAVSCTPYSPVHIPPKEAGPVAASAHCAPEDTLPLEAGSAVSCVSCAPEGTSSPNTGPAAACTPCSPAEAPPLEAGPAALCVPCAPEGAPPLDIGPTVSCTPYSPVDIPPTEAGPVAASAHCTPEDTPPLEAGSAVSCVSCVPEGIPPLEAGPAALRMPCAPEGAPPLDTGPAVSCTPCSPVDTPRTKAGILHPAASYTPEGTSCPDAGPNVSCVPCSPVEASPSEADPAAPCAPEGTPPLEAGPAASYTPCTPEGTSSPDTGPAASCVPYLPAGVPPTEAGPVAVSAHCSHEDTPPLEASPAVSCVSYTPEGTSSPVLHRAYMGAPS; this is encoded by the exons ACACGTTGAAAAGCGATACCATGGGTTGAAAAATCAGGGTGCTACCTGCTACCTGAACAGTGTGCTGCAGTGTCTCTTCATGACCAAAGAGTTCAGAAAAGCTATAGAGAG TTTTAAGCAAGGTCCAAGGTTCTTTATTCAACAAAGTGATGATCTGTTGACACAACTACAAAAACTCTTTGAGAACCTACAAGTGGTTAATGGCACTACTGAGGAGATAACTCATAGCCTGTGCATTAGAAGTG TTTATGAACAGCAAGACGCAGTGGAATACTTTCAGAAAATCTTAAAAGCAGTTGGGCCACAAGTGAACAAG GACTTTGAAGGGAAAATGAGTAACAGAAGTAAATGTCTAAATGGCCATGTATTTCAAGAGAGGTATCCCTTCATCACAGTCCCTTTAGCCATAGAGGCTGGGCATGATGAATTGTACACTGTG AGACAGGGACTGGAAGCGTTTTTCAAACATTCAAAGTTAGATGAAGACAACTGGTTGTATTGTGACGAATGTGaccaaaaaacagaaacagagact TGGAATGAAATAGAGGAGTTTCCTACTATCCTAACTCTGCACTTGAAGAGGTTTGACTATGACTTTGTGGAGATGAGGCATGTGAAGAATGGCTGTCCCATGGATATTCCCCTGAGTATAGACATTGAA gATTGTGAATATGTTCTTTATGCAGTTATTAACCACAATGGGGGATATAGTTCAGGTCACTATAATGCTATCATCAAGTCATTTGAGGATGACATGTGGTACTGCTTTGATGACTCTTCTGTTACAAAG GATTCAAAGAACTCCCTCAAACA cTCGCGGCTGGCCTATTTACTGATGTACAGAAAAA GTGCACCTCCCACAGACGCAGGCCCTGCTGCGTCCAGTGTGATCTGCGCTCCTGAGGGTGCTCCTCCTCTAGACACAGGCCCTGCTGTGTCATGCACACCATACTCTCATGTGGACATTCCTCCTACAGAAGCAGGCCCTGTTGCAGCCAGTGCTCACTGCACTCCTGAAGACACTCCTCCTCTAGAAGCAGGCCATGCTGTATTCTGTGTCTCCTGCACTCTTGAGGGCACTTCCTCTCTAGACACAGGCCCAGCTGCATCGTGCACACCATGCTCGCCTGCAGAAGCTCCTCCTACAGAAGCAGGCCCTGTTATACCCTGTGCTCACTGTGCTCCTGAAGACACTCCTCCTCTAGAAAGAGGCCctgctgcattgtgtgtgcCCTGCGCTCCTGAGGGTGCTCCTCCTCTAGACACAGGCCCTGCTGTGTCATGCACACCATACTCTCCTGTGGACATTCCTCCTACAGAAGCAGGCCCTGTTGCAGCCAGTGCTCACTGCACTCCTGAAAACACTCCTCCTCTAGAAGCAGGCTCTGCTGTATCCTGTGTCTCCTGCACTCCTGAGGGCActtcctctccaaacacaggCCCAGCTGCAGCATGCACACCATGCCCGCCTGCAGAAGCTCCTCCTCTAGAAGCAGGTCCTGCTGCATTGCACGTGCCCTGTGCTCCTGAGGGTGCTCCTCCTCTAGACACAGGCCCTGCTGTGTCATGCACACCATGCTCTCCTGTGGATACTCCTCGTACAAAAGCAGGCATCCTGCATCCTGCTGCATCCTACACTCCCGAAGGCACTTCCTGTCCAGATGCAGGCCCAAATGTGTCTTGTGTGCCATGCTTGCCTGTGGAAGCTTCTTCTTCGGAAGCAGACCCTGCTGCACCCTGCGCTCCTGAGGGCACGCCACCTTTAGAAGCAGGCCCTGCTGCTTCCTATACGCCCTGTGCTCCTGAAGACACTCCTCCTCTAGAAGCAGGCTCTGCTGTATCCTGTGTCTCCTGCGCTCCTGAGGGCActtcctctccaaacacagacCCAGCTGCAGCGTGCACACCATGCCCGCCTGCAGAAGCTCCTCCTCTAGAAGCAGGCCctgctgcattgtgtgtgcCCTGTGCTCCTGAGGGTGCTCCTCCTCTAGACATAGGCCCTGCTGTGTCATGCACACCATACTCTCCTGTGGACATTCCTCCTAAAGAAGCAGGCCCTGTTGCAGCCAGTGCTCACTGCACTCCTGAAAACACTCTTCCTCTAGAAGCAGGCTCTGCTGTATCCCGTGTGTCCTGCGTTCCTGAAGGCATTCCTCCTCTAGAAGCAGGCCCTGCTGCATTGCGCATGCCCTGCGCTCCTGAGGGTGCTCCTCCTCTAGACACAGGCCCTGCTGTGTCGTGCACACCATGCTCTCCTGTGGATACTCCTCGTACAAAAGCAGGCATCCTGCATCCTGCTGCATCCTACACTCCCGAAGGCACTTCCTGTCCAGATGCAGGCCCAAATGTGTCTTGTGTGCCATGCTTGCCTGTGGAAGCTTCTCCTTCGGAAGCAGACCCTGCTGCACCCTGCGCTCCTGAGGGCACTCCACCTTTAGAAGCAGGCCCTGCTGCTTCCTATACGCCCTGTGCTCCTGAAGACACTCCTCCTCTAGAAGCAGGCTCTGCTGTATCCTGTGTCTCCTGCGCTCCTGAGGGCActtcctctccaaacacagacCCAGCTGCAGCGTGCACACCATGCCCGCCTGCAGAAGCTCCTCCTCTAGAAGCAGGCCctgctgcattgtgtgtgcCCTGCGCTCCTGAGGGTGCTCCTCCTCTAGACATAGGCCCTGCTGTGTCATGCACACCATACTCTCCTGTGCACATTCCTCCTAAAGAAGCAGGCCCTGTTGCAGCCAGTGCTCACTGCGCTCCTGAAGACACTCTTCCTCTAGAAGCAGGCTCTGCTGTATCCTGTGTCTCCTGCGCTCCTGAGGGCActtcctctccaaacacaggCCCAGCTGCAGCGTGCACACCATGCTCGCCTGCAGAAGCTCCTCCTCTAGAAGCAGGCCctgctgcattgtgtgtgcCCTGCGCTCCTGAGGGTGCTCCTCCTCTAGACATAGGCCCTACTGTGTCATGCACACCATACTCTCCTGTGGACATTCCTCCTACAGAAGCAGGCCCTGTTGCAGCCAGTGCTCACTGCACTCCTGAAGACACTCCTCCTCTAGAAGCAGGCTCTGCTGTATCCTGTGTGTCCTGCGTTCCTGAAGGCATTCCTCCTCTAGAAGCAGGCCCTGCTGCATTGCGCATGCCCTGCGCTCCTGAGGGTGCTCCTCCTCTAGACACAGGCCCTGCTGTGTCGTGCACACCATGCTCTCCTGTGGATACTCCTCGTACAAAAGCAGGCATCCTGCATCCTGCTGCATCCTACACTCCCGAAGGCACTTCCTGTCCAGATGCAGGCCCAAATGTGTCTTGTGTGCCATGCTTGCCTGTGGAAGCTTCTCCTTCGGAAGCAGACCCTGCTGCACCCTGCGCTCCTGAGGGCACTCCACCTTTAGAAGCAGGCCCTGCTGCTTCCTATACGCCCTGTGCTCCTGAAGACACTCCTCCTCTAGAAGCAGGCTCTGCTGTATCCTGTGTCTCCTGCGCTCCTGAGGGCActtcctctccaaacacagacCCAGCTGCAGCGTGCACACCATGCCCGCCTGCAGAAGCTCCTCCTCTAGAAGCAGGCCctgctgcattgtgtgtgcCCTGCGCTCCTGAGGGTGCTCCTCCTCTAGACATAGGCCCTGCTGTGTCATGCACACCATACTCTCCTGTGCACATTCCTCCTAAAGAAGCAGGCCCTGTTGCAGCCAGTGCTCACTGCACTCCTGAAGACACTCCTCCTCTAGAAGCAGGCTCTGCTGTATCCTGTGTCTCCTGCGCTCCTGAGGGCActtcctctccaaacacaggCCCAGCTGCAGCGTGCACACCATGCTCGCCTGCAGAAGCTCCTCCTCTAGAAGCAGGCCctgctgcattgtgtgtgcCCTGCGCTCCTGAGGGTGCTCCTCCTCTAGACATAGGCCCTACTGTGTCATGCACACCATACTCTCCTGTGGACATTCCTCCTACAGAAGCAGGCCCTGTTGCAGCCAGTGCTCACTGCACTCCTGAAGACACTCCTCCTCTAGAAGCAGGCTCTGCTGTATCCTGTGTGTCCTGCGTTCCTGAAGGCATTCCTCCTCTAGAAGCAGGCCCTGCTGCATTGCGCATGCCCTGCGCTCCTGAGGGTGCTCCTCCTCTAGACACAGGCCCTGCTGTGTCGTGCACACCATGCTCTCCTGTGGATACTCCTCGTACAAAAGCAGGCATCCTGCATCCTGCTGCATCCTACACTCCCGAAGGCACTTCCTGTCCAGATGCAGGCCCAAATGTGTCTTGTGTGCCATGCTCGCCTGTGGAAGCTTCTCCTTCGGAAGCAGACCCTGCTGCACCCTGTGCTCCTGAAGGCACTCCACCTTTAGAAGCAGGCCCTGCTGCTTCCTATACGCCCTGTGCTCCTGAAGACACTCCTCCTCTAGAAGCAGGCTCTGCTGTATCCTGTGTCTCCTGCGCTCCTGAGGGCActtcctctccaaacacagacCCAGCTGCAGCGTGCACACCATGCCCGCCTGCAGAAGCTCCTCCTCTAGAAGCAGGCCctgctgcattgtgtgtgcCCTGCGCTCCTGAGGGTGCTCCTCCTCTAGACATAGGCCCTGCTGTGTCATGCACACCATACTCTCCTGTGCACATTCCTCCTAAAGAAGCAGGCCCTGTTGCAGCCAGTGCTCACTGCGCTCCTGAAGACACTCTTCCTCTAGAAGCAGGCTCTGCTGTATCCTGTGTCTCCTGCGCTCCTGAGGGCActtcctctccaaacacaggCCCAGCTGCAGCGTGCACACCATGCTCGCCTGCAGAAGCTCCTCCTCTAGAAGCAGGCCctgctgcattgtgtgtgcCCTGCGCTCCTGAGGGTGCTCCTCCTCTAGACATAGGCCCTACTGTGTCATGCACACCATACTCTCCTGTGGACATTCCTCCTACAGAAGCAGGCCCTGTTGCAGCCAGTGCTCACTGCACTCCTGAAGACACTCCTCCTCTAGAAGCAGGCTCTGCTGTATCCTGTGTGTCCTGCGTTCCTGAAGGCATTCCTCCTCTAGAAGCAGGCCCTGCTGCATTGCGCATGCCCTGCGCTCCTGAGGGTGCTCCTCCTCTAGACACAGGCCCTGCTGTGTCGTGCACACCATGCTCTCCTGTGGATACTCCTCTTACAAAAGCAGGCATCCTGCATCCTGCTGCATCCTACACTCCCGAAGGCACTTCCTGTCCAGATGCAGGCCCAAATGTGTCTTGTGTGCCATGCTCGCCTGTGGAAGCTTCTCCTTCGGAAGCAGACCCTGCTGCACCCTGTGCTCCTGAAGGCACTCCACCTTTAGAAGCAGGCCCTGCTGCTTCCTATACGCCCTGTGCTCCTGAAGACACTCCTCCTCTAGAAGCAGGCTCTGCTGTATCCTGTGTCTCCTGCGCTCCTGAGGGCActtcctctccaaacacagacCCAGCTGCAGCGTGCACACCATGCCCGCCTGCAGAAGCTCCTCCTCTAGAAGCAGGCCctgctgcattgtgtgtgcCCTGCGCTCCTGAGGGTGCTCCTCCTCTAGACATAGGCCCTGCTGTGTCATGCACACCATACTCTCCTGTGCACATTCCTCCTAAAGAAGCAGGCCCTGTTGCAGCCAGTGCTCACTGCGCTCCTGAAGACACTCTTCCTCTAGAAGCAGGCTCTGCTGTATCCTGTGTCTCCTGCGCTCCTGAGGGCActtcctctccaaacacaggCCCAGCTGCAGCGTGCACACCATGCTCGCCTGCAGAAGCTCCTCCTCTAGAAGCAGGCCctgctgcattgtgtgtgcCCTGCGCTCCTGAGGGTGCTCCTCCTCTAGACATAGGCCCTACTGTGTCATGCACACCATACTCTCCTGTGGACATTCCTCCTACAGAAGCAGGCCCTGTTGCAGCCAGTGCTCACTGCACTCCTGAAGACACTCCTCCTCTAGAAGCAGGCTCTGCTGTATCCTGTGTGTCCTGCGTTCCTGAAGGCATTCCTCCTCTAGAAGCAGGCCCTGCTGCATTGCGCATGCCCTGCGCTCCTGAGGGTGCTCCTCCTCTAGACACAGGCCCTGCTGTGTCGTGCACACCATGCTCTCCTGTGGATACTCCTCGTACAAAAGCAGGCATCCTGCATCCTGCTGCATCCTACACTCCCGAAGGCACTTCCTGTCCAGATGCAGGCCCAAATGTGTCTTGTGTGCCATGCTCGCCTGTGGAAGCTTCTCCTTCGGAAGCAGACCCTGCTGCACCCTGTGCTCCTGAAGGCACTCCACCTTTAGAAGCAGGCCCTGCTGCTTCCTATACACCCTGCACCCCTGAAGGCACTTCCTCTCCAGACACAGGCCCAGCTGCATCTTGTGTACCATACTTGCCTGCAGGAGTTCCTCCTACAGAAGCAGGCCCTGTTGCAGTCAGTGCTCACTGCTCTCATGAAGACACTCCTCCTCTAGAAGCAAGCCCTGCTGTATCCTGTGTGTCCTACACTCCTGAAGGCACTTCATCTCCTGTGCTGCATCGTGCTTACATGGGGGCACCATCCTAG